Genomic segment of Cronobacter dublinensis subsp. dublinensis LMG 23823:
GGCCCGCTTGGCAAAAAGCTCCATACCGGACGCAGCCGTAACGATCAGGTGGCGACCGACCTGAAACTGTGGTGCAAAACCGAAGTTCACGCGCTGCTGAGCGCCACGCGCCAGTTACAGCAAGCGCTGGTGGCGACTGCCGAAGAGAACCGGGACGCGGTGATGCCGGGCTATACCCACCTGCAACGCGCCCAGCCGGTGACCTTCGCGCACTGGTGCATGGCGTATGTCGAAATGCTGGCGCGCGACGAAAGCCGCCTGAAAGATACGCTGAAACGCCTGGACGTCAGCCCGCTGGGCTGCGGGGCGCTGGCCGGCACCGCGTATGAGATTGACCGCGAACAGTTAGCCGGCTGGCTCGGTTTCGCCAGCGCGACGCGCAACAGCCTCGACAGCGTCTCCGATCGTGACCATGTGCTGGAGCTGCTGTCCAACGCGGCGATCAGCATGGTGCATCTGTCGCGTTTCGCCGAAGACCTGATTTTCTTTAACTCCGGCGAGGCGGGATTTGTGGAGCTGTCTGACCGCGTGACGTCCGGCTCTTCATTAATGCCGCAGAAGAAAAACCCGGACGCGCTGGAGCTCATTCGCGGCAAGTGCGGTCGCGTGCAGGGCGCGCTGACCGGCATGATGATGACGCTGAAAGGCCTGCCGCTCGCGTACAACAAAGATATGCAGGAAGATAAAGAAGGGCTGTTCGATGCGCTCGACACCTGGCTCGACTGCCTGCATATGGCGGCGCTGGTGCTGGACGGCATTCAGGTGAAACGTCCGCGCTGCCAGGACGCGGCGCAGCAGGGCTACGCCAACGCCACCGAGCTTGCGGATTATCTGGTCGCCAAAGGCGTGCCGTTCCGCGAAGCGCACCACATCGTGGGCGAGGCGGTGGTGGAAGCCATTCGCCAGGGCAAACCGCTGGAAGACCTGGCGCTGGCCGACCTGCAAAAATTCAGCCCGGTGATCGGTGATGACGTCTATCCGATCCTCTCGCTACAGTCGTGCCTTGATAAGCGCGCGGCGCAGGGCGGCGTGTCGCCGGTGCAGGTAGCGCAGGCGATTAGCGCGGCGAAAGCGCGTCTGGCGTAAGCGTTACAGGCAGGAATAAGCCCGGCGAGTGCCGGGCTTTTTTATGCGTCCTGAAAAACAGGCAAAAAAAAGCGGACTTACTGTCCGCTAAATCGTTCACGTTGGCTTTAGTTATACGGCTAACAGAGAGACTCTGTGTGCGGGTTATCACTCAGTGAGGGTAACGAGTGATGTTCTCCGCGGCTGAGGCTATTATTCACTTTCGTGCTTGATAGGGATAATCGTTGGTTGCTATGCTATCTATCGCCATGAACTATCATGGCGGCGGAGGATGAAGAATGAATATTCGTGATCTTGAATACCTGGTGGCCCTTGCCGAACATCGCCATTTCCGGCGTGCGGCGGATGCCTGCCACGTGAGTCAGCCCACCCTGAGCGGTCAGATCCGCAAGCTTGAAGATGAACTCGGCGTGATGCTGCTGGAACGCACCAGCC
This window contains:
- the argH gene encoding argininosuccinate lyase; translated protein: MALWGGRFTQAADGRFKQFNDSLRFDYRLAEQDIIGSVAWSKALVTVGVLSADEQSQLEGALNTLLEEVLENPHAILESDAEDIHSWVEGKLIEKVGPLGKKLHTGRSRNDQVATDLKLWCKTEVHALLSATRQLQQALVATAEENRDAVMPGYTHLQRAQPVTFAHWCMAYVEMLARDESRLKDTLKRLDVSPLGCGALAGTAYEIDREQLAGWLGFASATRNSLDSVSDRDHVLELLSNAAISMVHLSRFAEDLIFFNSGEAGFVELSDRVTSGSSLMPQKKNPDALELIRGKCGRVQGALTGMMMTLKGLPLAYNKDMQEDKEGLFDALDTWLDCLHMAALVLDGIQVKRPRCQDAAQQGYANATELADYLVAKGVPFREAHHIVGEAVVEAIRQGKPLEDLALADLQKFSPVIGDDVYPILSLQSCLDKRAAQGGVSPVQVAQAISAAKARLA